atacatgtaccaccttctgcatgaaaacgttgtctcttaggtctctattacatatttcccctctcaccctaaacctatgccctctaattctggactccctgaccccagggaaaagtctttgtctacttatcctatccttgcccctcatgattttataaaccgctataaggtcacccctcagcctctgacactccagggaaaacagccctatagctcaaatcctccaactctggcaacatccttgtaaatcttttctgaaccctttcaagtttcacaaatccttccaataggaaggagaccagaactgcatgcaatattctaaaagtagccGAACCAACGTCctttatagctgcaacatgacctcccaactcctgtactcaatacactgaacaataaaggaaagcataccaaatgctttcttcaccaccctatctaccttcagcaacactccctaggactttaccattaagtgtataagtcctgctaagatttgctttcccaaaatgcagcacctcacatttatctaaattaaactccatctgccacttctcagcctactggcccatctggtcaagatcccattgtaatctgaggtaaccttcttcgctgtccactatacctccaattttgatgtcacctgcaaacttactatctaaacctcttgtgctcacatccaaataatttatataaatgacataaagtagtggacccatcaccgatccttgtggtggtccactggtcacaggcctcaagtctgaaaaacaaccatccaccaccaccctctgtcttctacctttgagacagttctgtatccaaatggctagttctctctgtattccatgagatctaaccttgctaaccagtctcccatggggaaccttgtcgaacaccttactgaagtccatatagatcatgtccaccgctctgccctcatcaatcctctttgttacttcttcaaaaaactcaatcaagtttgtgagacatgatttcccatgcataaagccatattgactatccctaatcagtgagatgttttatccctaatcagtcccaatgtgtaataacatctctgaatgggttgattagaaaatatgaaGCCAGCCATTTCAGCATGACAATGACCTAAATCCTCAAACCATTAAAATATATTACCTGGTTAGTTAGATCCCATTTGGTGGTGGGACCTACCTTTGTGCAAACTACCTTCTACACTGACAGGACTTCTTGTAGTTCACCCATTTGTAAGTCTGTGTTCCTGAATATTTTCCAAAATAGGTAATAAAGTAGTGATTGTAACCAATTCAGCTGTATGGACCTCACAGATtaagagttccctgactggggctgttaaccctTGTTGACAGACATAAACAGTTGTGTcaagaggttctgttcactctgagagctggctctgagggagctggattagagtggtgctggaaaagcacagcacatcaggcaacatccaaggacgtttctggcaaaagcccttcatcaggaatgaaaggagggagctggaccagtacCGAGGATGgcacacatgtaaataaagagggtgacaggataccaaccactgtggagttatttcaaaagtGATGCTGGTTAATGCCTGCTGAAAAGTCCCAACTTTTTATGCAAAAGCTTGCAAACTTTTTTCAAAGCTTGTTCCTTGTATTTAGGTATACATCCTGTCTGTTTCAAACTACGACTGGACTTGCAAACATTGAAGACATGTCAAGTTAAAAAGTTCATTGCAATTGGATGGTTTCACATTGAGTGCAGGGCGGTGCCTGTTTTGCAGCCTGTTAGAACATTCCTTTCCCCAGGGTGAACAATGGCTGCTGGCCGCCTCTGGTTCATTTGCAGCTGCGCCAGCGATCCCCAGATTCCCCCCCATCAATCATTCCGACAATGCCCCGCCCACGCAGCTGTCGGCCAATCAACTCCCAAATGCAGATAACGCCCCCATCGCCTGCCGCATCTCTGGTGGTCCACAGCACCATCAGTCAGAATTATGACCAATCCAACTGCAGGCATATGTAGGATCCGCCCACACCGTGCTGTCGGTCAAAATTGAGCGCCGGCCAATCAGAAAGCGGGAGTGTGAAAATCTCTCTCCCTTGCGGCTTGGCGTCAGACGCGAACGTCGCCAATCCGGCGTCCGATTGGCCGGGTCTGGTGTCGGTCTGGGTGTGGGGGGGCGGGACGCAGGAGCCGATTGGACGGCGGCGGCGCGCTCCACTTTGACCCTCTTAAAGTGAATAAAACATCATGAGCGGTAGGttcgcttttttaaaaaaaattaaaataaataattgggAATTAAATCTTTTTTTAAGGCGGCGGGGCGACCGGGTCCGCGAGAGGTGAGGGATATCCGGGGGAAGCGGGCTGACAGGCGGCGGCCGGGCCCCGGGGCccatggggtgggggatggggccAGGGCCGGGACCGAGCcgctcgctccctccctccctccggcCGCCACCGTCGCCGCTGCTGCCGCTGTTTTATTTCCCTCCGACACTTAAAGGCGCACTTTGTGCAGGGGGTGGGAGGAGAAGGAGATTTGCAAAATATAATTAATCGTATGCATCCTGACGGGGAATATTTTCTTGCCAGAGCTGCATTGCAAAACCTTGCATCTGTTGCATTGCAAAATATTGATAATTCTTaacattttctctctttttttccccccGGAAAAATATAAAGGAAAATGGAAAGTGTTGTGCATTTCGTTTTCCTACTGCTGCTGCAGTTTTGCCCTGGCAATGTCAAAGTGCCCATCAATGGGCAAGCAATGGGTTGGCAATGAAATCCACAGGTTGCTGCCCTCTCTACTCCCTCCAGATTGTTGTCAGAGGGAGGGTGGTGGGTTTCGAGGGTGATGGGTTCAGAGGCTGGGGGTAGAGGGTCATGTGCCACCGGTTAGGGTCATGCAGCAATGTCAACATTCGACCATCGCCCCACTTCCTGTCTTGTATCCTCTTGGTCACGATGGGGCAAGCACATGCTACAAGAAGCATTGACAGGAGATTAACTATCGACTATTACAAGTCGGCAATTGCGTGACCTAAATGGAGTCTCTAAAAGTTGCACTTTGTGAATTGGAGTTTGAAATTAGTGATCGCTAAACTACTATCTaacatagagtcttagagatgtagagcacggaaacagactcttcagtccaactcgtccatgccaaccagatatcccaaactaatctggtcccacctgacagcacccagcccatatcccttcaaacccttcctatgcatatacccatccagatgtcttttaaatgttgcaattgtaccagcctccaccatttcctctggcagctaattccatacacgtaccatcctctgcatgaaaaacttgctccctaggtctcttttatatcttttccttctcaccctaaacctatgctgtctagttctgaatcccccccccccccagagaaaatactttgtctatttatcctatccatcaccctcatgattttataaacatctatgaggtcgcccatcagcctccgacactccagggaaaacaaccctagcctattcaacttctccttatagctcaaatcctccaaccctggcaacctccttgtgaatattttctgaatcctttcaagtttcacaacatctttctgataggaaggagaccagaattgcatgcaatattccaacagtggcctaaccaatgtcctgtatagccgcaatatgacctcccaacttctgtactcaatactctgaccaataaaggaaagcataccaaaacctttctttactatcctatctacctgtgactccactttcaaggagctatgaacctgcactccaatgtctctttgttcagcaatacccaTCATGCCTCACTCTGATCTTCTAGCACCAATTGCTGTGCTCAGTACTGTAAAATATTAGATATTGTTGTACAGTCCTATGGGATCACAATGCACACAGCTGCAATATTGTAGAAAGGAGCAAAACTGGATGCCATCAACCTAAGATAGTTGCCAGTAAATCCAATAGGAAATGCAAAAGAAAAGTCTTTATTCAATGAGTGCTGAGAATCAACAACATATAACCACTAGGAGTGGTTGAAGCAAATAGTCTCGATGAAGGGCAAGATTCAGAAGCACTTTAGGAACAATGAAATTGAAGGAAATACAGTTTGTTTGAGATAAAGAGAGTTTGAAGGAGGTTGGCCTGGAATATAAATGCTGATATGGACTGGATGGATGTGTTATATGCTATTTTAAAGTATGGATTGGTGTAATATACTGTACTTCAGCACTGATTGTAATATACTATGTTTAGTGTTGGGTTGTAATAAACTTTTTTACGAGCTATGTATTATGTACTGTATCCAGCAGACGGTGCAGTGTACTGTGTTCAATGATGTAAAATACATAAACATGGCAATTGACATAATGTGTTTAGAGCTGGGTGCAATATACAGTAATGTATACATAATATACTGTATTAAGCTCAGGAAGTAGTATACGGTATCCTGCTGGGTATAAGATACTGTGTTCAGCACTGCTGCAATATACAGTATTCTGCTGGGTGAAAAATTCCGTATCTGGGCATACCTAAcaaaggtgtcaacctggtgaactCAATGCACAGGAGTACTAAATGCCAAACTGCAGAAGCAACATGCAATAGACAGGCTAAGTGATCCAACACCAAAcagatcagatctgagctctgtAGTGCTGCATTTCTGTATGGTTGTGGATAATTAAATAACTAACAGGAAGATGAGgctccacaagtatccccatcctcATGAATGGGGGAatccagtgcaaaagacaaggcaggAGAACAGCTTGGAAAGAGACTGTGAATGAGAGAGTATGGTTTTAAAGGAATTGACAAAAGATGCAAAAGCAACAAGAGTAAATATTTTTCACACAACGACGCTGAGTGTGTGATAAAGGCAGGTTCAAGCCAAGCATTCAAAAAGAAGGTGGAGAGTTATTCTAAAAAGAAGAATGTGTAGGGGTTATAGAGAGAATGCAAAAGAATGGAACTGGGTGAATTGTTTATTTGGAGAGCTGACACAGATACAGTGGGCCATATGGCCTTGTGCACTGTTagagttctgtgatttacaaCCACCTTCAGCCAGactgctgagtggatgatccatctcagcctcctgaggtccccagcattacagataccaggcTTCAGACTATTCAATTATTTGTGATATCAGGAATCAGCTGAAGGGCTATGGCCCCGTCAGTATTTTGGTAGTAGTACTGAAAGttatgctccagaactagccaaAATGTTCAAGTATACCTACAACACTGCATCTACACTGCAATGtgtaaaattgcccaggtatatcctgtcCGACAAAAGTAGGACAAACCAGGTCACTTGTGGTTCAATCAGTCTTTtcacaatcatcagtaaaatgatggaagttgTCATTGACAGTGTTATTAAACAGCACTTGCTTAACAATAACtagctcactgatgctcagatCAGGTTTCACCAGAGctactcagttcctgatctcaCTGTGGTCCAAATGAGGATTAAAGAGCTGAACTCAGGAGATGAGGTAAGAGTAACTACTCTTGACATCAAAATggcattcgaccaagtgtggtattGAGCATGGGTATTGAATACTAATAGAACTGAAGACAATGGGATAAGAACGACAAATAAGTTTAGAAAAACTCAGGAGGTCAGgctggagagaaacagttaacatttcatgtcaaTGACCCATCAGGTGCCTCacctgctgagactttccagcatttttaaattcttatttctgatttccagcatccactgtatttTCGTTTGAATTCAATAGGAATCAGGAGGAAAACTtgttgctggttggagtcatacctggcacaaaggaagatgtctgGTATTGAACAGTTTCTGCAATTGATTTCAAGAGTCAGGCAGGTGAGAGATGGCTGAGAGCAGTTAGGACCTGCTGAAATCAAATCCTACTATTCACAGAAGAGGAAAGTAAAGTTTGGCAGGGCTAGGGACCACTGAAGGAAGAGTGAACTAAAATCCAAGAGTGAGACATGCAGGTTGAAACAAACCCCTGAGGTCTCATGAAGAGATTTCCACATGCTCTTTATAAATGGCACTGTGCTTTCATTTTCAGACCAGCAGGACACTATGGCTGCCACTGCCACCATTAGTCACTGTGAATACCTGCAGCCAGCAGCATCAACAATGATTGAGGTAAGGGAGATGTTTCTGCTTTGGAGCACCTACCATCAAacaacatttcagctccaggagtCTGTAACACCTGGAGTCAGCTCGTTGTCAGGACCAGTTTTGTtctcttggaaagatgttgtgaaattgaaagggttcagaaaagatttacaagaatgttaccagggttggaggatttgagttatagggaaaggatGAATACCCTAGGGttgttctccctggagtgttggagcatgaggggtgacctcatagaggtttataaaatcatgaggggcatggataggataaataggcaaagtattttccctggggtgggggagtccagaactagagggcatagatttagggtgagaggagaaagatataaaagagacctaaggggcaaccttttccacgcagaaggtggtacgtgtatggaatgagctgctagagggagtggtggaggctggtacagttgcaacatttaaaaggcatctggatgggtatatgaataggaagggtttggagggttatgggccaagtgctggcaggtgggactagattgggttgggatatctggtcggcatggacgggttggaccaaagagtctgtttccatgctgtatatctctgtgactctatcattGCTTCTGCCCACTTGCTGCGAAGCCGAGTGCCGTGCACCAAGTGGGTACCTTCCCTGACATACTTAGCCACTTGATATTTTCAAATTTCCGGCCCTGTGCTGAGACTAAGTTTTGCAAATGCATCTAAATTAATATTGTTCACCCCACTTTTTATGTTTCTTCCCCTATCATGGCTGTGTGGGCTTTGGATCTACCTTCCTCAGTATATTGCATAAAAGATGGCAcgggagaaatcagagtcaaacagGAACGTTCTCTTCATTGTCCTAATCAATATTTATGTCTCAATCAACATCGGGGGTTTGCTGTACACAAGTCAGCTGCCAGATTTCCTATATTATAAAAGTAGCCACATGTGGTTGGAAACCTGAAGGTTTGAAGGGCGTTATTGAAATACAAGACTCTCTAAGTTGCTTTGTTTCTTCCCCTTTTTCCTTTCTCTGGCTCTTGTTACAGGATTCACAGCCATCTCCTCTGGCTCTTCTGGCAGCAACATGCAGCAAGATTGGACCCCCAGCCGTGGAATCCAGCTCCACACCCTCTCCAGTGGCTGTACAGATGGTCACCAAGAAACTGCCGCTGTTGAAGCCAGCTCCAGCACCTAATGGGCAAAATGGTGGCAATTTCAGCTTCATTGGAGCTAATGGAAAAGTCTTTCAGATCCAGGGATCACAGGTCACCGGTCCAGCCGtaagcccctctctctctggacaGTTAGTGCTGGCCATTCAGAGCCAAGCGATGGTCAACAAAGGCTCACGGCAGAACGTTCAGTATCAGTTAGTCCCCCAGGTCCAGACCCTGGGTGGGCAGTCCCTTCAGATTGCCAATGTTCAGCAAAATATGACAGGTCAGATCCAGATCATTCCAGGCACCAACAAGGCATTTGTGACCACTGCAGTAGCAGCCAATACACAGAAGGTCTCCCCTCAGGCAATGCATGTGAAACCCGCTTTATCAGTCCCTGCCCAAGTGCAGAAGACCAGGGGCACAACTGTACAAGGCCAGGGCAACGTCATTAAGCTGGCAAGTGGTGGAAACGTTGCCCTGTCTGTGCCAATTAGTAATTTGGTTGGCGCCGGTGATGGAACAGCCATACAGTTGGCCAGTGATGCTGTGTGTGGAGGAGGTGGTTCTACGAAGCTCAGCAAAAGGTTGAGGAGGAAATCAACAAATCCTGCAGCGGTGGCGGAAACAGTCACACTTGTGGAggcttcatcaggaaatgtcatCCAGCCAGGCGCCAACATACTCTTGGTGCAGAGTCCAGGCTCCAATGTTCTGCAGCAGGTACAGGTGGTGCAGCAGAAGCAGGAGCAGGCGGTCCAGACCATTCCTCAGCAGGCCATCCGCGTTGTGCAGGCAGCCTCCATGAGTGGTCACAACCTTCCCACCGTACCCCAGAAATCCCCACAGAGCCTGCAGATTCAGACCAGTGAGCACAGCTCCCCACCGGTTATCATCAGGAGTCAACCCATACCCTCCTCAGGACAGGttaactggcaggcagtgcaggtgaAAAGTTCCACGGCACTTCAGCAAGGCTCCAGTCCCTCTGGCAGCTTTCCCCGGATTGCTCCAGCCGCAGGTGGAAAGAGAACCTCTGCGGGCTCTTTGATCCGGAAGGGGACTGCTTTGCCGAGAATTGCACCAGCTGGGGGTGCCATTAACCTGAACAGCGCGCAGTTTGCCACTGGTCAGGCAATTCAGACCATCAGCATCAACGGCTTGCAGGTGCCCGGAGTTCCAGTGACTGTCACCAATGCTGCAGGTGAGAGGCAATTTATACAAGTGTCAATTCACCAAATTTAACATAATGAGTTGTTGCAAGTGGGAATACACTGACTAAGGCTGGTGGATACAGATTCAATAGTAATTTTCTAAAGGGAATTGGACAAATATTTGAATGGAAACAATTTGTTGAGCTACAGGAAAAGTGCAGGAGTTTGTGGTACAAATTGGATAGCTTTTTTAAAGAACTAGCACAGACATGGTGGTCGAATGGTCTCCTTTACTGTGCTTTGATTCTTGGACTTTGTGTAAATGAAAGGAATTTATTGGAACGATTGAAATAATGGAAGGAAACAGTAAGACGCCATTCAGCATTTCAAATCACATAGCATGTCATTTGTAATGCCcttggattaacaatccagaggcccaggctgaTCCTGTGGAGGTATCAATGCAACTtccaccacagcagctggtgCAAGTTAAATTCAGTTAATATATCTGGACATGCTTCTTGTTGTGCTGTGGCAGTGTCCATACCTCTGAACCAAGAGTCCTGTGTTCAAGACTCACCTACTGTAAAGATGTATACACTTTGTGCAGAGCCCTGGTCCAGTGTTCTGCAGTAAAAGCAAGTGGTACAGCAGAAGCAGGAGCAGGCAGTGCACGTTGATTGGGACAATGTGGTTAGAATAGATGGATGCTTGATGACCCAATGTGGACACGATGGcaaaagggcctatttctgtgctggaaAATCTCTTTGACGCTTCAATTTTCAAATGATTATCTTTTTGAAATCCCTTCAGTGTTCTAACCATTCCCTGTCTCTTTAATCCCCTTCAACACCACTCAGCTTGGAGATCTCTGCACCTCTATAATTCTGGGTTCCTGTGCACCTCCATATATAATCGCTGCATCCTTGTTGGACATGGTTTCAATGTCTGGGCACAAAACTCTGAAATTACATCCCTAAACCTCTTCATTCTACCTTAAGGACAGTCCTTC
Above is a window of Hemiscyllium ocellatum isolate sHemOce1 chromosome 32, sHemOce1.pat.X.cur, whole genome shotgun sequence DNA encoding:
- the sp2 gene encoding transcription factor Sp2, with amino-acid sequence MSDQQDTMAATATISHCEYLQPAASTMIEDSQPSPLALLAATCSKIGPPAVESSSTPSPVAVQMVTKKLPLLKPAPAPNGQNGGNFSFIGANGKVFQIQGSQVTGPAVSPSLSGQLVLAIQSQAMVNKGSRQNVQYQLVPQVQTLGGQSLQIANVQQNMTGQIQIIPGTNKAFVTTAVAANTQKVSPQAMHVKPALSVPAQVQKTRGTTVQGQGNVIKLASGGNVALSVPISNLVGAGDGTAIQLASDAVCGGGGSTKLSKRLRRKSTNPAAVAETVTLVEASSGNVIQPGANILLVQSPGSNVLQQVQVVQQKQEQAVQTIPQQAIRVVQAASMSGHNLPTVPQKSPQSLQIQTSEHSSPPVIIRSQPIPSSGQVNWQAVQVKSSTALQQGSSPSGSFPRIAPAAGGKRTSAGSLIRKGTALPRIAPAGGAINLNSAQFATGQAIQTISINGLQVPGVPVTVTNAAGQQQLNVQAGVMSPVSANNITITGLSSSQLSQLHMEPALPTDEIAEQQVQQNKKMKRMACTCPNCKDGEKRSGELGKKKHVCHIQGCEKVFRKTSLLRAHVRLHTGERPFVCSWVYCGKRFTRSDELQRHSRTHTGDKRFECGQCHKRFMRSDHLTKHYKTHLNTKNLV